Proteins co-encoded in one Azospirillum humicireducens genomic window:
- a CDS encoding ABC transporter ATP-binding protein: MAAVTLSKTAASSVIDLEDVSIGYGSDAPPVLVDVNLSIERGSFVAIVGPSGVGKSTLLRVVAGLHTARSGGVTIHQDKRPGHRPVGLVFQDSRLLPWRRVIRNVEFGLEGLPVGRDERRQRAEAALKLVRLDGYARRWPYELSGGQRQRVGIARAMAVDPDILLMDEPFGALDAITRHNLQDELRRIHQETGKTVLFVTHDLEEAVHLADRIIVLGGTPARVVRDVRNSAGRDGSVFRDQVEQLRSEIADNYSI, translated from the coding sequence ATGGCAGCGGTGACCCTCTCCAAAACCGCGGCGTCATCGGTCATCGACCTCGAGGACGTGTCCATCGGCTACGGCAGCGACGCGCCGCCGGTGCTGGTCGACGTCAACCTGTCGATCGAGCGTGGCAGCTTCGTCGCCATCGTCGGCCCGTCGGGCGTCGGCAAGTCCACGCTCCTGCGCGTCGTCGCCGGGCTGCACACCGCCCGCAGCGGCGGCGTCACCATCCACCAGGACAAACGTCCCGGCCACCGCCCGGTCGGGCTGGTCTTCCAGGATTCCCGCCTGCTGCCCTGGCGCCGGGTGATCCGCAATGTGGAGTTCGGGCTGGAGGGGTTGCCGGTCGGCCGCGACGAGCGGCGTCAACGGGCGGAGGCCGCGCTGAAGCTGGTCCGGCTCGACGGCTATGCCCGCCGCTGGCCCTACGAGCTGTCGGGCGGTCAGCGCCAGCGCGTCGGCATCGCCCGCGCCATGGCGGTGGATCCGGACATCCTGCTGATGGACGAACCCTTCGGCGCGCTGGACGCCATCACCCGCCACAACCTGCAGGACGAGTTGCGCCGCATCCACCAGGAGACCGGCAAGACCGTGCTGTTCGTCACCCATGACCTGGAAGAGGCGGTGCATCTGGCCGACCGCATCATCGTGCTGGGCGGCACCCCGGCACGGGTGGTGCGCGACGTGCGCAACAGCGCCGGCCGCGACGGCTCGGTGTTCCGCGATCAGGTGGAACAGCTGCGCTCGGAGATCGCGGACAACTACAGCATCTGA
- a CDS encoding ABC transporter permease — translation MKTTNKIALSALGVVVFLLAWEALARSGIVPARLLPSPSAVPAAFLTEFKSGIWQAMVMASLSHYLVGLALGTFLGVSFGTAAALWGKWDAFQAWVVRMLRPIPAIAWIPFAIIWFGVSEAAASFLIALTVFWINYYASYAAVRGVDKDLIELGYAFGQGGLIPRLFKIILPGALPGILSGLRAGLGQGWMTVVAAELFGISGLGMRMMEASGLLATHIVVLYMVTIALLYGVSDFLFMQVQSRVLSWQR, via the coding sequence ATGAAGACCACCAACAAGATCGCCCTGTCGGCGCTGGGCGTCGTCGTCTTCCTGCTGGCGTGGGAAGCCTTGGCACGCAGCGGCATCGTGCCGGCACGGCTGCTGCCGTCGCCGAGCGCGGTGCCCGCCGCCTTCCTGACCGAGTTCAAGAGCGGCATCTGGCAGGCGATGGTGATGGCCAGCCTGTCGCACTATCTGGTCGGGCTGGCGTTGGGCACCTTCCTCGGCGTGTCCTTCGGCACGGCGGCGGCCCTGTGGGGCAAGTGGGACGCCTTCCAGGCCTGGGTCGTGCGCATGCTGCGCCCGATTCCGGCCATCGCCTGGATCCCCTTCGCCATCATCTGGTTCGGCGTCAGCGAGGCGGCGGCGTCCTTCCTGATCGCGCTGACGGTGTTCTGGATCAACTATTACGCCAGCTACGCCGCGGTGCGCGGGGTGGACAAGGACCTGATCGAACTGGGCTATGCCTTCGGCCAGGGCGGTCTGATCCCGCGCCTGTTCAAGATCATCCTGCCCGGCGCGCTTCCGGGCATCCTCTCGGGCCTGCGCGCCGGGCTGGGGCAGGGCTGGATGACGGTGGTCGCGGCCGAGCTGTTCGGCATCTCCGGCCTCGGCATGCGGATGATGGAGGCGTCGGGCCTGCTGGCGACCCACATCGTCGTGCTCTACATGGTCACCATCGCGCTGCTCTATGGCGTGTCGGATTTCCTGTTCATGCAAGTTCAGTCGCGGGTGCTCTCATGGCAGCGGTGA
- a CDS encoding ABC transporter substrate-binding protein, giving the protein MLRLTRRSTLAALVALASAAASAVAVMPGAARAADPVKLEIGYIPILAASPLFIVDGQGWAKEAGIELKLTRFESGPHAIQAMAAGQIDLLYAGVAPVLVARTKGADISVIANSAVEEMVVAARGPFAKAVGANPTAETFRKFAADTGRKPKIGTQPPGSVPDTVLKHWLFKVVKVDPADVELVPMGIEKTQQALLAGALDAATIREPTVTVTQQMDRNVVLVATGAQMFPDQPGTVVSARAEVLKKNPDAIKALVKAHIRAVDMIAKDPAASAKLVNNYLGKGLMEPATLEAAFKGPGSKFVADPHSVVPAVEKMMAFTKEIGSASETIPVAEAFDFSFYDAAVK; this is encoded by the coding sequence ATGCTCCGCCTGACCCGCCGCTCCACCCTTGCCGCCCTGGTCGCCCTCGCGTCGGCCGCCGCATCGGCCGTCGCCGTCATGCCCGGCGCCGCGCGCGCTGCCGACCCGGTGAAGCTGGAGATCGGCTATATCCCGATCCTGGCCGCCTCGCCGCTGTTCATCGTCGACGGGCAGGGCTGGGCCAAGGAGGCGGGGATCGAGCTGAAGCTGACCCGTTTCGAATCCGGCCCGCACGCCATCCAGGCGATGGCCGCCGGCCAGATCGACCTGCTCTATGCCGGCGTCGCCCCGGTGCTGGTCGCCCGCACCAAGGGCGCCGACATCTCGGTCATCGCCAACTCGGCGGTGGAGGAGATGGTGGTGGCCGCCCGCGGTCCCTTCGCCAAGGCGGTGGGCGCCAACCCGACCGCCGAGACCTTCCGGAAGTTCGCCGCCGACACCGGCCGCAAGCCGAAGATCGGCACCCAGCCGCCGGGCTCGGTTCCCGACACCGTGCTGAAGCACTGGCTGTTCAAGGTGGTGAAGGTCGATCCGGCCGATGTCGAGCTGGTGCCGATGGGCATCGAGAAGACGCAGCAGGCCCTGCTGGCCGGCGCGCTCGACGCCGCCACCATCCGCGAGCCGACGGTGACCGTCACCCAGCAGATGGACCGGAACGTCGTTCTCGTCGCCACCGGCGCCCAGATGTTCCCCGACCAGCCCGGCACCGTGGTGTCCGCCCGCGCGGAGGTGCTGAAGAAGAACCCCGACGCCATCAAGGCGCTGGTCAAGGCCCATATCCGCGCCGTCGACATGATCGCCAAGGATCCGGCCGCGTCGGCCAAGCTGGTGAACAATTATCTCGGCAAGGGCCTGATGGAGCCGGCGACGCTCGAGGCGGCCTTCAAGGGGCCGGGGTCCAAGTTCGTCGCCGATCCGCATTCGGTCGTGCCGGCGGTGGAGAAGATGATGGCCTTCACCAAGGAGATCGGGTCGGCCAGCGAGACCATCCCGGTGGCCGAGGCCTTCGATTTCAGCTTCTACGATGCCGCCGTCAAGTAA
- a CDS encoding DUF1330 domain-containing protein: MAAYIIADVRVTDPVAYEVYKSLTPDAIARNGGRFLSRGGETAVLEGDWQPNRIVILEFPDLGSAKAFYDSPEYMKAREARRDAADFKMIVVEGL, translated from the coding sequence ATGGCCGCCTACATCATCGCCGACGTGCGCGTGACCGACCCGGTCGCCTATGAGGTCTACAAGTCGCTGACCCCCGATGCGATCGCCAGGAATGGCGGGCGCTTCCTCAGCCGCGGCGGCGAGACGGCGGTGCTGGAAGGCGACTGGCAGCCCAACCGCATCGTCATCCTGGAATTCCCGGATTTGGGCAGCGCCAAGGCCTTTTACGACAGCCCTGAATACATGAAGGCGCGCGAGGCCCGGCGCGATGCCGCCGACTTCAAGATGATCGTGGTGGAGGGGCTGTAA
- a CDS encoding NAD(P)(+) transhydrogenase (Re/Si-specific) subunit beta: METLSALLYLVASVCFVMALRGLSSPETSRQGNIYGMVGMTIAILTTLASPIVQSYWMIVLGIAIGGAIGYVVAKKIEMTALPQLVAAFHSLVGLAAVFVALAAFYSPEAYGIGIRGAIAKGSLVEMALGTAIGAITFTGSLVAFAKLQGLVTGKPLVFPMQHPLNAALGVLTVILIIWLVQSNSSAAMWLIVLVALALGFLLILPIGGADMPVVISMLNSYSGWAACGIGFTLQNNLLIITGALVGSSGAILSYIMCKGMNRSIFNVILGGFGGEAAAAGGAAKGPQGSVKAGSAEDAAYIMKNAQSVIIVPGYGMAVAQAQHALREMADVLKHEGVDVKYAIHPVAGRMPGHMNVLLAEANVPYDEVFELEDINRDFGTADVAFVIGANDVTNPAAKTDPASPIYGMPILDVEKAKTVFFIKRGMAAGYAGVENELFFRPNTMMLFGDAKKVTEEVVKAMEA, translated from the coding sequence ATGGAAACCTTGTCGGCCCTTCTCTATCTCGTCGCGTCGGTCTGCTTCGTCATGGCGCTGCGCGGGCTGTCGAGCCCGGAGACCTCGCGCCAGGGCAACATCTACGGCATGGTCGGCATGACCATCGCCATCCTGACCACGCTGGCCTCGCCCATCGTCCAGTCCTATTGGATGATCGTGCTCGGCATCGCCATCGGCGGCGCCATCGGCTATGTCGTCGCCAAGAAGATCGAGATGACGGCGCTGCCGCAGCTGGTCGCCGCCTTCCACTCGCTGGTCGGTCTGGCCGCCGTCTTCGTGGCGCTCGCCGCCTTCTATTCGCCGGAGGCCTACGGCATCGGCATCCGCGGCGCCATCGCCAAGGGCTCGCTGGTCGAAATGGCGCTCGGCACCGCCATCGGCGCCATCACCTTCACCGGCTCGCTGGTCGCCTTCGCCAAGCTGCAGGGGCTGGTCACCGGCAAGCCGCTGGTCTTCCCGATGCAGCATCCGCTGAACGCGGCGCTCGGCGTGCTGACCGTCATCCTCATCATCTGGCTGGTGCAGTCGAACTCGTCGGCGGCGATGTGGCTGATCGTGCTGGTGGCGCTGGCTCTCGGCTTCCTGCTGATCCTGCCGATCGGCGGCGCCGACATGCCGGTCGTCATCTCGATGCTGAACAGCTATTCCGGTTGGGCGGCCTGCGGCATCGGCTTCACCCTGCAGAACAACCTGCTGATCATCACCGGCGCGCTGGTGGGATCCTCGGGCGCGATCCTGTCCTACATCATGTGCAAGGGCATGAACCGCTCGATCTTCAACGTCATCCTCGGCGGCTTCGGCGGCGAGGCTGCCGCTGCCGGCGGTGCCGCCAAGGGTCCGCAGGGCTCGGTCAAGGCCGGCTCGGCCGAGGACGCCGCCTACATCATGAAGAACGCCCAGTCGGTCATCATCGTCCCCGGCTACGGCATGGCCGTCGCCCAGGCCCAGCATGCCCTGCGCGAGATGGCCGACGTGCTGAAGCATGAAGGCGTGGATGTGAAGTACGCCATCCATCCGGTGGCGGGCCGCATGCCCGGTCACATGAACGTGCTGCTGGCCGAGGCCAATGTGCCCTACGACGAGGTGTTCGAGCTGGAGGACATCAACCGCGACTTCGGCACCGCGGACGTGGCCTTCGTCATCGGCGCCAACGACGTCACCAACCCGGCGGCCAAGACCGACCCGGCCAGCCCGATCTACGGCATGCCGATCCTGGATGTGGAGAAGGCCAAGACGGTGTTCTTCATCAAGCGCGGTATGGCCGCCGGTTATGCCGGCGTCGAGAACGAGCTGTTCTTCCGCCCCAACACCATGATGCTGTTCGGCGACGCCAAGAAGGTCACCGAAGAGGTGGTGAAGGCGATGGAAGCCTGA
- a CDS encoding NAD(P) transhydrogenase subunit alpha, translated as MDQTQLSARIAELKANLAALSQQADQLASQVAHAAQPAAEAAGGHGDFFVTGLTVLVLACFVGYYVVWRVTPALHSPLMAVTNAVSSVIIVGALVAAGPAGFGFSKVMGFLAVILASVNIFGGFLVTQRMLSMFKKKGK; from the coding sequence ATGGACCAGACCCAACTGTCCGCCCGTATTGCCGAGCTCAAGGCGAACCTCGCGGCGCTGAGCCAGCAGGCCGACCAGCTGGCCTCCCAGGTCGCCCACGCGGCCCAGCCCGCCGCGGAGGCCGCCGGCGGCCACGGCGACTTCTTCGTCACCGGCCTGACGGTGCTCGTGCTGGCCTGCTTCGTCGGCTATTACGTCGTCTGGCGCGTCACCCCGGCCCTGCACTCGCCGCTGATGGCCGTCACCAACGCCGTGTCGTCGGTCATCATCGTCGGCGCGCTCGTCGCCGCCGGCCCTGCCGGGTTCGGCTTCTCCAAGGTCATGGGCTTCCTCGCCGTCATCCTGGCAAGCGTCAACATCTTCGGCGGCTTCCTCGTGACCCAGCGCATGCTCTCCATGTTCAAGAAGAAGGGCAAGTAA
- a CDS encoding Re/Si-specific NAD(P)(+) transhydrogenase subunit alpha: MKVAIPKERRAGELRVAASPETVKKLKGLGLDVVVESGAGLGSSITDSAFEAAGAAIAADAASALADADIVLKVQRPLIAQEIEKGEGGEDELALIRKGALLFAILNPYNSRDHVKAYADAGVNAFAMEFMPRITRAQVMDVLSSQANLAGYKAVVDAASEYGRAFPMMMTAAGTVPPARAFIMGVGVAGLQAIATAKRLGAIVSATDVRPAVKEQVQSLGGSFVAVENEEFKQAETAGGYAKEMSDDYKRQQAALVAEHIKKQDIVITTALIPGRKAPILVTAEHVASMKPGSVIIDLAVEQGGNVEGAKLGEVVTTANGVKIVGHANYASRIAESASLLYAKNLLALLTSLHGKDTGVAVNWDDEIVKAIALTRDGAVVHPAFAG, translated from the coding sequence ATGAAAGTCGCCATTCCAAAGGAGCGACGTGCGGGCGAACTTCGCGTGGCCGCCTCACCGGAAACGGTGAAGAAACTGAAGGGTTTGGGACTGGACGTGGTGGTGGAGAGCGGGGCCGGCCTCGGTTCCAGCATCACCGATTCGGCCTTTGAGGCGGCGGGGGCCGCCATCGCCGCCGATGCGGCCTCGGCGCTGGCCGATGCCGACATCGTGCTGAAGGTGCAGCGTCCGCTGATCGCCCAAGAAATTGAAAAGGGCGAAGGCGGTGAGGACGAGCTGGCGCTTATCCGCAAGGGCGCGCTGCTGTTCGCCATCCTCAACCCCTACAACAGCCGCGACCATGTGAAGGCCTATGCCGATGCCGGCGTGAACGCCTTCGCCATGGAGTTCATGCCGCGCATCACCCGCGCCCAGGTCATGGACGTGCTGTCCTCGCAGGCCAACCTCGCCGGCTACAAGGCCGTCGTCGATGCCGCCAGCGAGTATGGCCGCGCCTTCCCGATGATGATGACCGCCGCCGGCACCGTTCCGCCGGCGAGAGCCTTCATCATGGGCGTCGGCGTCGCCGGTCTCCAGGCCATCGCCACCGCCAAGCGGCTCGGTGCCATCGTCTCGGCGACCGACGTGCGCCCGGCGGTGAAGGAGCAGGTGCAGTCGCTGGGCGGCAGCTTCGTCGCCGTCGAGAACGAGGAGTTCAAACAGGCCGAGACCGCCGGCGGCTATGCCAAGGAGATGTCCGACGACTACAAGCGCCAGCAGGCGGCATTGGTCGCCGAGCACATCAAGAAGCAGGACATCGTCATCACCACCGCGCTGATCCCCGGCCGCAAGGCGCCGATCCTGGTGACGGCGGAGCATGTGGCGTCGATGAAGCCGGGCTCGGTCATCATCGATCTGGCGGTTGAGCAGGGCGGCAACGTCGAGGGCGCCAAGCTGGGCGAGGTGGTGACCACGGCCAACGGCGTGAAGATCGTCGGCCATGCCAACTACGCCAGCCGCATCGCCGAGAGCGCGTCGCTCTTGTACGCCAAGAACCTGCTGGCGCTGCTGACCTCGCTGCATGGCAAGGACACCGGTGTGGCCGTCAACTGGGACGACGAGATCGTCAAGGCCATCGCGCTGACCCGCGACGGCGCCGTCGTCCATCCCGCCTTCGCCGGCTGA
- a CDS encoding DUF2312 domain-containing protein, with protein MSDVGGIAADRLKSFVERIERLEEEKRGLQEDIKEVYAEAKGTGFDTKIIRQIIRLRKMDKADRQEQEAILELYKEALGMVE; from the coding sequence ATGTCCGACGTCGGCGGCATCGCGGCTGATCGCCTGAAGTCCTTCGTCGAGCGCATCGAGCGTCTCGAAGAGGAAAAGCGCGGCCTGCAGGAAGACATCAAGGAAGTCTACGCCGAGGCGAAGGGCACCGGTTTCGACACCAAGATCATCCGTCAGATCATCCGCCTGCGGAAGATGGACAAGGCCGACCGCCAGGAGCAGGAAGCCATCCTGGAGCTGTACAAGGAAGCGCTGGGGATGGTGGAGTAA
- a CDS encoding ABC transporter ATP-binding protein: MMQESPPPARSGIALETVAINKWFGTNHANRDVSLSVPAGTIHGVIGENGAGKSTIMSIVYGYLRADGGEIRVNGNPAAIRTPRDALAAGIGMVHQHFMLVDPFSVLENVLLGAEGGVTLSGGLARARTELTRLARDYGLEVDLDSPVGDLPVGAQQRVEILKALYRGADILILDEPTGVLTPQEADHLFRILRALRQQGKTVIIITHKLREIMELTDNVTVMRRGQVVANVATRDTSREQLAELMVGRKVLLRVDKTPARPGAEVLRVEGLRVRDPSGVERVKGVGLSVRAGEIVGIAGVSGNGQSELLEALAGMRPIAGGSVRLRGEELAGQSGRFNARALRGLGVGHVPEDRQKVGLVTGFSAEECSILGFQDDPAWNGRVLLDRDAVAANCARQMEDYDTRPRDGTLAAANFSGGNQQKIVLAREIERNPDLLLVGQPTRGVDIGAIEFIHRRLVALRDQGKAILLVSVELDEIRALSDRIVVMFDGHIVGEVLPDEADEKTLGLMMAGCN, from the coding sequence ATGATGCAGGAAAGCCCGCCGCCCGCCCGTTCCGGCATCGCTCTGGAAACGGTGGCGATCAACAAGTGGTTCGGCACCAACCATGCCAACCGCGACGTGTCGCTGTCGGTGCCGGCCGGAACCATCCATGGGGTGATCGGCGAGAACGGCGCCGGCAAATCGACGATCATGAGCATCGTCTACGGCTATCTGCGCGCCGACGGCGGGGAGATCCGGGTGAACGGCAATCCTGCCGCCATCCGGACGCCGCGCGACGCGCTGGCCGCCGGCATCGGCATGGTCCACCAGCACTTCATGCTGGTCGATCCCTTCAGCGTGCTGGAGAATGTGCTGCTGGGGGCGGAAGGCGGGGTGACCCTGTCGGGCGGCCTCGCCCGCGCCCGGACCGAGCTGACGCGGCTGGCCCGCGACTATGGGCTGGAGGTCGATCTCGACAGCCCGGTCGGCGACCTGCCGGTCGGTGCCCAGCAGCGGGTGGAGATCCTGAAGGCGCTCTACCGCGGCGCCGACATCCTGATCCTCGACGAGCCGACCGGCGTGCTGACCCCGCAGGAGGCCGACCATCTGTTCCGCATCCTGCGGGCGCTGCGCCAGCAGGGCAAGACGGTCATCATCATCACCCACAAGCTCCGCGAGATCATGGAGCTGACCGACAACGTCACGGTGATGCGGCGTGGGCAGGTGGTAGCCAACGTCGCCACCCGCGACACCAGCCGGGAACAGCTGGCCGAGCTGATGGTCGGCCGCAAGGTCCTGCTGCGTGTCGACAAGACGCCGGCCAGGCCGGGGGCCGAGGTGCTGCGGGTCGAGGGGCTGCGGGTGCGCGATCCGTCGGGCGTGGAGCGGGTGAAGGGCGTCGGCCTGTCGGTGCGGGCCGGCGAGATCGTCGGCATCGCCGGGGTGTCCGGCAACGGCCAGTCCGAGCTGCTGGAGGCGCTGGCCGGCATGCGGCCGATCGCCGGCGGCTCCGTCCGGCTGCGGGGGGAGGAGCTGGCCGGGCAATCCGGCCGCTTCAACGCCCGTGCCCTGCGCGGGCTGGGCGTCGGCCATGTGCCGGAGGACCGGCAGAAGGTCGGCCTCGTCACCGGCTTCTCGGCGGAGGAATGCTCGATCCTGGGATTCCAGGACGATCCGGCCTGGAACGGGCGGGTGCTGCTCGACCGCGACGCCGTCGCAGCCAATTGCGCCCGCCAGATGGAGGATTACGACACCAGGCCGCGCGACGGCACGCTGGCGGCGGCCAATTTCTCCGGCGGCAACCAGCAGAAGATCGTGCTGGCGCGCGAGATCGAACGCAATCCCGACCTTCTCCTGGTCGGGCAACCGACCCGCGGCGTCGATATCGGCGCCATCGAGTTCATCCACCGCCGGCTCGTGGCCCTGCGCGACCAGGGCAAGGCCATCCTGCTGGTCTCGGTGGAACTGGACGAGATCCGCGCCCTGTCCGACCGCATCGTCGTGATGTTCGACGGCCACATCGTCGGCGAGGTTCTGCCGGACGAGGCGGACGAGAAGACGCTGGGGCTGATGATGGCCGGCTGCAACTGA
- a CDS encoding BMP family lipoprotein — translation MKTRILAAMLAMTAAVAVGPQARAQDFSPAVVFDQGGKFDKSFNEAAYNGAERFKKETGTAYREFEVTNEGQREQALRTLVRRGASVIVAVGFSQTAAVDKVAKESPNTKFCLIDDKLEAPNVQSVTFKEEEGSFLVGMAAALASKTGKVGFIGGMDIPLIRNFLTGYEQGVKHVTPGAEVFVNMTGTTPAAWNDPGRGAELAKSQFGRGADVVFAAAGATGLGVMQAASDAGKLAIGVDSNQNHVHPGKVLTSMVKRVDVVVYDCMKAAKEGSWKAGHRVVGLKEDGVGYALDEHNRKLITPEMEAKLEEAEKQIIAGSLAVKPYKP, via the coding sequence TTGCGGTCGGGCCCCAGGCGCGGGCGCAGGACTTCTCGCCGGCCGTGGTGTTCGACCAGGGCGGCAAGTTCGACAAGTCCTTCAACGAAGCCGCCTACAACGGCGCCGAACGCTTCAAGAAGGAGACCGGCACCGCCTATCGCGAGTTCGAGGTCACCAACGAGGGGCAGCGCGAGCAGGCCCTGCGCACGCTGGTGCGCCGCGGCGCCTCGGTGATCGTCGCCGTCGGCTTCTCGCAGACCGCGGCGGTGGACAAGGTGGCGAAGGAATCGCCCAACACCAAATTCTGCCTGATCGACGACAAGCTGGAGGCTCCCAACGTCCAATCCGTCACCTTCAAGGAGGAGGAGGGCTCCTTCCTGGTCGGCATGGCGGCTGCGCTGGCGTCGAAGACCGGCAAGGTCGGCTTCATCGGCGGCATGGACATCCCGCTGATCCGCAACTTCCTGACCGGCTATGAGCAGGGCGTGAAGCATGTGACGCCGGGCGCCGAGGTGTTCGTCAACATGACCGGCACCACCCCGGCCGCCTGGAACGATCCCGGCCGCGGGGCGGAGCTGGCCAAGAGCCAGTTCGGCCGCGGCGCCGACGTGGTCTTCGCCGCGGCGGGCGCCACCGGCCTGGGCGTGATGCAGGCGGCGTCCGATGCCGGCAAGCTCGCCATCGGCGTCGACAGCAACCAGAACCACGTCCATCCCGGCAAGGTGCTGACCTCCATGGTCAAGCGGGTCGATGTCGTCGTCTATGACTGCATGAAGGCGGCGAAGGAGGGCAGCTGGAAGGCCGGCCACCGTGTCGTCGGGCTGAAGGAGGACGGTGTCGGCTATGCGCTGGACGAGCACAACCGCAAGCTGATCACGCCGGAGATGGAGGCCAAGCTGGAGGAGGCCGAGAAGCAGATCATCGCCGGATCGCTGGCGGTCAAGCCGTACAAGCCTTGA